In Risungbinella massiliensis, a single window of DNA contains:
- a CDS encoding lysophospholipid acyltransferase family protein: MNILRILFSIILVRPLVQVLLGLKVRHRERLPRKGPAIIVANHNSHLDTLVLTSLFPLSMLRHLRPVAAADYFLRNRFVSWFSLGIMNILPIQRKGRSRKEDLFTNIYDALAQQDIVILFPEGTRGEPEVLQRNKTGLYHLTKHCPDVPIYPVFLHGLGKTLPKGDYVLIPFFCDVLVGEPFYYQDDRGKFMAQLDHRIVELAKEGDFQPWD; the protein is encoded by the coding sequence ATGAACATCTTGCGAATTCTCTTTTCTATCATCCTAGTCCGTCCCCTAGTTCAAGTCCTTTTAGGCTTGAAAGTGCGCCACCGAGAGCGTCTGCCAAGGAAAGGACCTGCAATCATAGTTGCCAATCACAATTCGCATTTAGATACTTTGGTTCTAACGTCTCTCTTTCCTTTATCCATGCTTCGTCACTTACGTCCCGTTGCTGCTGCAGATTACTTTTTGCGAAACCGATTCGTATCCTGGTTCTCTCTTGGAATCATGAACATCCTGCCAATTCAACGAAAAGGCAGATCTCGAAAAGAAGACCTCTTTACCAATATCTATGATGCCTTAGCACAACAAGATATTGTCATCCTGTTCCCTGAAGGCACTCGTGGAGAACCAGAAGTACTACAGCGTAATAAAACAGGGCTCTATCATCTGACGAAACATTGTCCCGATGTCCCAATCTATCCTGTTTTTTTACATGGCCTAGGCAAAACACTGCCGAAAGGGGACTATGTACTCATCCCTTTTTTCTGTGACGTTTTAGTAGGAGAGCCATTCTACTATCAAGACGATCGTGGAAAGTTTATGGCACAACTAGATCATCGTATAGTCGAGCTGGCGAAGGAAGGAGATTTTCAACCGTGGGATTGA
- a CDS encoding CDP-alcohol phosphatidyltransferase family protein produces MVRKIANWGVTPNQVTLFALALSIATGVLLFFYHEQTIVFAIIPVILFVRMALNAIDGMLAREHDQKTPLGNILNELGDVVADAAMYLPFAYVVGVNPILIVLIVLFSIISEMTGILGEVIGASRRYDGPMGKSDRAFLFGLLSLLLAIGVSLQGWGTYLLGLVLILLFANIGNRIYQALKEIA; encoded by the coding sequence TTGGTACGGAAAATCGCCAATTGGGGGGTCACCCCAAATCAGGTAACCTTATTTGCACTGGCTTTATCTATTGCTACTGGAGTTCTGCTCTTCTTTTATCATGAACAAACCATTGTCTTTGCCATTATTCCAGTCATACTCTTTGTCCGAATGGCACTAAATGCAATAGATGGAATGTTAGCCAGAGAGCACGATCAAAAGACACCTCTTGGTAACATATTAAATGAGCTAGGTGATGTAGTAGCGGATGCAGCAATGTATCTACCATTTGCTTATGTTGTGGGAGTCAACCCAATCCTGATTGTGCTAATTGTCTTATTTAGCATCATTAGCGAAATGACCGGAATATTAGGAGAAGTAATCGGAGCAAGCCGGCGCTACGACGGCCCGATGGGAAAAAGTGATCGTGCTTTTCTCTTTGGTCTTCTTTCCCTGTTGCTAGCTATTGGAGTATCGCTACAAGGCTGGGGAACTTATCTACTTGGTCTCGTCCTTATTCTTCTCTTCGCCAATATAGGGAATAGAATCTATCAAGCATTAAAGGAGATCGCTTAA
- the acpS gene encoding holo-ACP synthase, whose translation MILGIGTDLVELKRIVQVGEDALASKILTFSERAIYEKKKKKSEFLGGRFAAKEAISKAFGTGIGRFIAFQDIEILPNELGQPVVSIASIVWEKTERKPATIHLTITHSHEYAVAFAILEQRVWNE comes from the coding sequence ATGATTTTAGGGATTGGAACCGATCTAGTAGAATTAAAAAGGATTGTGCAAGTAGGTGAGGATGCACTAGCTAGTAAGATATTGACCTTTAGCGAGCGAGCGATTTATGAGAAAAAGAAAAAGAAAAGCGAATTTTTAGGTGGGCGTTTCGCAGCAAAAGAGGCAATCTCCAAAGCGTTTGGTACAGGGATTGGTAGATTTATTGCATTTCAGGATATCGAGATATTACCTAATGAGCTAGGGCAACCAGTTGTTTCGATAGCGTCAATAGTATGGGAAAAGACGGAAAGAAAACCTGCTACCATCCACCTAACCATCACACATAGTCATGAATACGCAGTTGCATTTGCAATTTTAGAGCAACGAGTTTGGAATGAATAG
- a CDS encoding phosphatidate cytidylyltransferase produces MSQPLLQVIIGIFGVLIIASIVTFLLIRFKPEKDFTELKLRIQSWWVMVAIFSITIMISRKISIIFFAFLSFLALKEYLSLIPTKRAHRHVLFWAYLSIPIQFYWIYQQWYGMYIIFIPVYMFLLIPIVLILIGENKGFLHSVGSIHWGLMLMVFGLSHVSYLLVLPPEGALEAGGAGLVLFLVVLTQCNDVAQYIWGKFLGKHKVVPKVSPNKTWEGLLGGIMTTIGLAYLLAPLLTPLQPIHILWTGILISVGGFIGDVNISALKRDLHVKDSGSSIPGHGGILDRVDSLTFTAPIFFHFVRYFYY; encoded by the coding sequence ATGTCTCAACCTTTACTCCAAGTAATCATTGGCATTTTTGGTGTTTTAATCATCGCTTCTATCGTTACCTTCTTGTTGATTCGCTTCAAACCTGAAAAGGACTTCACCGAACTAAAATTACGTATCCAATCTTGGTGGGTGATGGTTGCGATCTTTTCAATCACGATCATGATCAGTCGTAAGATTTCGATCATTTTCTTTGCTTTTCTCAGTTTTTTAGCACTCAAAGAATATCTAAGCTTGATCCCAACAAAACGTGCTCATCGTCATGTCCTATTTTGGGCATACCTATCGATCCCTATTCAATTCTATTGGATCTATCAGCAATGGTATGGAATGTATATTATTTTTATCCCTGTCTATATGTTTCTGCTCATCCCGATTGTTCTAATCCTAATCGGCGAGAACAAAGGTTTCCTACATTCAGTAGGCTCTATACACTGGGGATTGATGTTAATGGTTTTTGGTCTCAGCCATGTATCCTATTTACTAGTTCTCCCTCCAGAAGGAGCGCTAGAAGCTGGTGGAGCTGGACTCGTACTCTTTCTCGTCGTACTCACTCAGTGTAATGATGTAGCACAATACATTTGGGGAAAATTTCTCGGTAAACACAAAGTCGTCCCAAAAGTGAGTCCTAATAAAACATGGGAAGGACTTCTGGGAGGCATCATGACCACGATCGGGCTTGCTTATCTGCTCGCGCCTTTGCTTACTCCGCTACAGCCTATTCATATCCTATGGACGGGAATATTGATCAGTGTTGGTGGATTTATTGGAGATGTCAATATCTCTGCACTCAAGCGAGATCTCCATGTCAAAGATAGTGGAAGCTCCATCCCGGGACATGGCGGAATTTTAGATCGTGTTGATAGTCTCACGTTCACGGCTCCTATTTTCTTCCACTTTGTACGTTATTTCTATTATTAA
- a CDS encoding helix-turn-helix domain-containing protein: MKKEYVSGSLGQAIKDARKKLRLSQIDLANELEIGSSTVSIMERAYKQVSSEHLQKVCSFLGIDQEKYAEELDYEVTELDVFRRVQIIELEMEENPATALEELRRYEEQRKFLVGKEDLMSAFSHYLRGKIADKQRFPEEALSHFELAIRFAQVVPELQSSNMIAACYYLISRIYHRQNKLKKALAINQKGFDTFDPQGQHSYLYYTLYVHKASILEKLNQDTDALKVIEGIWDHKEFLQFSDLRLNMYQIRVEILVKLGRYHEAIQIAEEGLDLARLERNEDRKFELLSSLGEAHARLGDLNTAEVYYQFASKLEPKIRDKHLAITTYTQLGKIYIQQGNLTKAEGFLQTAVQVGEHQDNFRLCRAMLTLGECYFRQKKVKKATNILERSLHLCRKLGLDDEVRAHLVLLTEIAFRSKSSGYENYLDSLLNELLKNLQQGGTGMFAFVNEPPDI, from the coding sequence ATGAAAAAAGAATATGTTTCTGGAAGTTTAGGACAAGCGATCAAGGATGCACGAAAAAAGCTAAGGTTGAGCCAAATTGATTTAGCAAACGAGTTAGAGATCGGATCTTCTACCGTTAGTATTATGGAAAGGGCTTACAAACAAGTAAGTAGCGAGCATTTACAAAAAGTTTGTTCCTTTCTGGGGATTGATCAGGAAAAGTATGCAGAGGAACTAGATTATGAGGTTACTGAACTAGATGTTTTTAGAAGAGTTCAAATCATAGAGTTGGAAATGGAAGAGAATCCAGCAACAGCATTAGAGGAACTACGTAGGTATGAGGAACAACGTAAGTTTCTGGTCGGCAAAGAGGACTTGATGTCTGCCTTCAGTCACTATTTAAGGGGGAAGATAGCAGACAAGCAACGTTTCCCAGAAGAAGCGCTTAGTCACTTCGAATTGGCGATACGGTTTGCGCAAGTAGTACCAGAGTTGCAATCGAGTAATATGATTGCCGCTTGTTATTACTTGATCAGTCGTATTTACCATCGACAGAATAAGTTGAAAAAAGCGTTGGCTATTAATCAGAAGGGGTTCGATACCTTTGACCCACAGGGACAGCATTCCTATTTGTATTACACGCTCTATGTTCATAAAGCATCAATCCTAGAAAAGCTAAACCAAGATACGGATGCTTTAAAAGTGATCGAAGGAATCTGGGATCATAAAGAATTTCTACAGTTCTCCGATCTCCGGCTGAATATGTACCAAATTAGAGTAGAGATTCTAGTCAAACTAGGCAGGTATCATGAAGCGATCCAGATAGCTGAGGAAGGACTTGATCTAGCTAGATTGGAGCGAAATGAGGATCGGAAATTTGAACTACTATCCTCCTTAGGTGAGGCACATGCTAGATTAGGCGACCTAAACACTGCCGAAGTCTATTATCAGTTTGCCAGTAAATTGGAGCCTAAGATTCGGGATAAACACTTAGCGATCACCACGTATACACAGCTTGGCAAAATTTATATTCAGCAAGGGAACCTCACGAAAGCGGAAGGATTTCTCCAGACTGCCGTTCAAGTTGGGGAACACCAAGACAACTTTCGACTATGTCGAGCGATGCTAACGTTAGGCGAATGCTACTTTAGACAAAAGAAAGTGAAAAAGGCAACGAATATCTTGGAGCGCAGCCTCCATCTATGTAGGAAATTAGGTCTTGACGATGAAGTACGTGCTCATCTAGTATTATTAACAGAAATCGCATTCCGTTCAAAATCATCAGGCTATGAGAACTACTTAGACTCATTACTGAATGAATTGCTCAAAAATCTCCAACAAGGGGGTACTGGGATGTTTGCCTTCGTAAATGAGCCACCTGATATATAA
- a CDS encoding reverse transcriptase family protein yields MSANNPSEEVQPLSREEWVQKMREEGGKGNLVRKEMIRLGFWTEKTLTVEEYQKKRELDQEYQELSQQLEKFQQENAKLEDVKTLVRQARAKRIKESKERRAKRKAEREEALAQRQRKWQEYRDTHILHVGENVSSHLEDQEYEEEKLISQQLPILRGSLHLAEEMGVSLSRLKWLTYHRKTATISHYHRFTIPKKSGGKREISSPKSELRQAQSWIKQEILDHLKVHSQAYGFVPSKSTVDNALPHVGKQVVVKLDLQDFFPSITFPRVRGLFRSFGYSGEVSTVLALLCTEPPHREIEFQGKKYYISIEERQLPQGACTSPAITNLLCLRLDERLAQLASKRGFTYSRYADDLTFSCSGDSEQQIGKMLGTIRKIVQAEGFQVNEKKTRVLRSSGRQRVTGVVVNEKPSLDRKRLRNFRALLHNVEKKGLDAENRENHPNFWQYILGNASYIQMVRPDLKEEISQKLAKIAEKYGQNYSLQSVNK; encoded by the coding sequence ATGTCGGCAAATAACCCTAGCGAAGAAGTACAGCCATTGTCCCGGGAAGAATGGGTACAAAAGATGCGGGAAGAAGGCGGCAAAGGGAATCTTGTCCGGAAAGAGATGATCCGGCTGGGATTCTGGACAGAAAAAACGCTAACGGTAGAAGAGTATCAGAAGAAGCGGGAATTAGATCAAGAATACCAAGAATTGAGTCAACAGCTAGAAAAGTTCCAACAAGAAAATGCCAAACTAGAAGATGTTAAGACGCTAGTACGGCAAGCGAGAGCCAAACGGATCAAAGAAAGCAAAGAACGAAGAGCCAAGCGAAAAGCAGAACGAGAAGAAGCTTTAGCACAGCGCCAAAGAAAATGGCAAGAGTATCGTGACACACATATTCTTCATGTAGGGGAAAATGTTTCGAGTCATCTCGAAGATCAGGAATACGAAGAGGAAAAACTGATTTCTCAACAATTGCCTATTCTACGTGGCTCTCTTCATTTGGCAGAAGAGATGGGAGTATCTCTTTCACGTCTGAAATGGCTTACCTATCACCGGAAAACGGCAACTATTTCCCATTATCATCGATTTACTATTCCGAAAAAAAGTGGAGGCAAGCGAGAGATCTCGTCTCCTAAGTCAGAACTACGGCAAGCTCAATCTTGGATTAAGCAAGAGATTCTGGATCATCTCAAAGTACATTCTCAAGCGTATGGTTTTGTACCGAGTAAAAGTACAGTAGACAACGCCTTGCCTCATGTAGGAAAGCAAGTAGTTGTCAAATTGGATTTACAGGACTTCTTTCCGTCGATCACTTTTCCAAGAGTTCGAGGCTTATTCCGATCATTTGGATATAGTGGAGAGGTTAGTACGGTACTAGCACTACTTTGTACCGAACCACCCCATCGAGAAATAGAGTTTCAAGGGAAAAAATACTATATCTCCATCGAAGAGAGACAACTACCACAGGGAGCATGTACCAGTCCTGCCATCACGAACCTGCTTTGCCTACGTCTAGATGAACGACTGGCTCAATTGGCAAGCAAACGTGGCTTTACTTATTCTCGTTATGCAGATGATCTCACTTTCTCATGCAGTGGTGATTCGGAGCAACAGATTGGAAAAATGCTCGGCACTATTCGAAAGATCGTCCAAGCAGAAGGGTTCCAAGTCAACGAAAAAAAGACAAGGGTACTTCGCTCATCTGGTCGTCAACGAGTGACAGGAGTAGTAGTCAATGAGAAGCCTAGCTTAGATCGTAAGAGATTGCGAAACTTCCGAGCATTACTACATAATGTGGAGAAAAAGGGACTCGATGCAGAAAATAGAGAGAATCATCCTAATTTCTGGCAATATATTCTAGGGAACGCAAGTTACATTCAGATGGTACGTCCTGACTTAAAAGAAGAGATTTCGCAGAAGTTGGCAAAGATTGCAGAGAAATATGGTCAAAACTATTCATTGCAAAGCGTAAATAAATAA
- the gndA gene encoding NADP-dependent phosphogluconate dehydrogenase, whose amino-acid sequence MKKSDFGVIGLAVMGKNLALNVESRGYTVSVFNRSPEKTNELMAEAKGKNVVGTYTVEEFLESLEKPRKVMLMVKAGAATDATIETLLPHLDEGDILIDGGNTFYEDTIRRSRELESLGIHFIGTGVSGGEEGALKGPSIMPGGKKEAHALVAPIFEAISAKVEGDACTTYIGPDGAGHYVKMVHNGIEYGDMQLICEAYALMKDLLGMSADELHETFAEWNKGELDSYLIEITADIFRKKDEQTGLPLVDVILDTAGQKGTGKWTSQSSLDLGVPLSIITESVYARIISAMKEERVQASKILQGPERKELSAEEKAVLVEKIRKALYASKICSYAQGFAQMQEASKENGWKLQLGEIAMIFRGGCIIRAQFLQNIKNAYDRNPELANLLLDPYFQGIVQEYQSAWRDVIATAVQYGVPVPAFSSALAYFDSYRSERLPANLLQAQRDYFGAHTYQRLDREGVFHTNWLA is encoded by the coding sequence ATGAAAAAAAGTGATTTTGGCGTAATCGGACTTGCTGTGATGGGGAAAAATTTAGCCCTTAACGTAGAGAGCCGTGGATATACTGTGTCGGTGTTTAACCGGTCTCCAGAGAAGACCAATGAACTGATGGCAGAAGCAAAAGGAAAAAATGTAGTAGGTACTTATACTGTTGAAGAGTTTCTGGAGTCGTTAGAAAAGCCTCGTAAGGTGATGCTGATGGTCAAAGCAGGAGCAGCAACAGATGCTACCATCGAGACACTTCTACCGCATTTAGATGAAGGAGACATCCTGATCGATGGAGGAAATACCTTCTACGAAGACACCATTCGCCGTAGTCGTGAATTGGAGTCTCTTGGAATTCATTTCATCGGAACAGGAGTCTCTGGTGGAGAAGAAGGAGCACTAAAAGGGCCATCGATCATGCCTGGTGGGAAAAAAGAAGCACATGCACTAGTAGCTCCGATCTTTGAAGCGATTTCTGCGAAAGTCGAAGGAGATGCTTGTACAACCTATATCGGTCCAGATGGCGCAGGTCATTACGTGAAGATGGTACATAACGGGATCGAATATGGAGATATGCAGTTAATCTGTGAAGCGTATGCGCTGATGAAAGATCTTTTGGGCATGTCTGCCGATGAATTGCATGAGACGTTTGCAGAGTGGAACAAAGGAGAGCTCGATAGTTATCTAATCGAGATCACAGCTGATATCTTCCGTAAAAAAGATGAACAGACAGGTCTTCCTTTAGTGGATGTGATCTTGGATACAGCAGGTCAAAAAGGTACTGGAAAATGGACAAGCCAAAGCTCTCTTGACCTAGGAGTGCCTCTATCAATCATTACGGAATCGGTCTATGCGCGGATTATTTCTGCGATGAAAGAAGAGCGTGTCCAAGCAAGTAAGATTTTGCAAGGACCAGAGCGCAAAGAACTATCTGCGGAAGAGAAAGCAGTATTGGTAGAGAAAATCCGTAAAGCCCTCTATGCATCCAAAATTTGTTCCTATGCTCAAGGATTTGCACAGATGCAAGAAGCGTCTAAAGAGAACGGATGGAAGCTGCAATTGGGAGAGATTGCGATGATCTTCCGTGGAGGATGTATCATTCGTGCTCAATTCTTGCAAAACATCAAAAACGCCTATGATCGAAATCCAGAGCTGGCTAATTTGTTGTTGGATCCTTACTTCCAAGGTATTGTACAAGAGTATCAGTCGGCATGGCGCGATGTGATCGCTACTGCTGTTCAATATGGAGTGCCAGTTCCTGCATTCTCTAGTGCCTTAGCTTACTTTGATAGCTATCGCAGTGAACGACTTCCTGCTAACCTATTACAAGCACAGCGTGACTACTTTGGAGCACATACGTATCAACGCCTAGATCGTGAAGGTGTCTTCCACACCAATTGGTTAGCATAG
- the amyS gene encoding alpha-amylase produces the protein MKVCKSMMMVAFFLAVLIMVPLGAANISASYTNGTLMQYFEWYLPNDGGHWDRLQNDAAHLKEIGISAVWIPPPYKGTFQTDVGYGAYDLYDLGEFDQRGTVRTKYGTKQQLVSAITSLHLSGIQVYGDVVMNHKGGADYTQKVTAVEVASNNRNQEVSGEYQIEAYTGFNFPGRYNKYSTFKWQWYHFDGTDWDESRRLNRIYKFRGIGKAWDSEVSSEYGNYDYLMYADLDFDHSEVVQEMKNWGTWYAKELNLDGFRLDAVKHIKHSYLQDWLTTVRQNTGKEMFTVAEYWKNDIGAIENYLAKTGYTHSAFDVPLHYNFYQASTSGGSYDMRNLLNGTLVASHPVKAVTFVDNHDSQPGQALESTVQTWFKPLAYAFILTRSEGYPTLFYGDYYGTKGTSSYEIPALKTKLDPLLIARKSYAYGTQHDYFNHWDLVGWTREGESTRTKSGLATLISDGSGGSKWMYVGKQHAGETWVDLTGNSTNKVTINHDGWGDFYVNGGSVSVYVQQ, from the coding sequence ATGAAGGTATGCAAGAGCATGATGATGGTTGCTTTCTTTTTAGCAGTATTAATCATGGTACCTCTAGGGGCAGCCAATATTAGTGCATCATATACAAATGGAACATTGATGCAGTATTTTGAATGGTACTTGCCAAATGACGGTGGACATTGGGATCGACTACAGAATGATGCTGCCCATTTAAAAGAAATCGGGATTTCGGCTGTCTGGATTCCACCGCCTTATAAAGGAACTTTCCAAACGGATGTTGGATATGGGGCTTATGATTTATATGATTTAGGAGAATTTGATCAAAGAGGTACAGTTCGAACAAAATACGGGACCAAACAACAATTGGTGAGTGCGATTACCAGCCTACATCTCAGTGGAATTCAAGTATATGGGGACGTGGTCATGAATCATAAAGGGGGAGCAGATTATACACAAAAGGTCACTGCGGTAGAAGTTGCCTCAAATAATCGTAATCAAGAGGTATCTGGAGAATATCAAATCGAAGCCTATACTGGATTCAATTTCCCTGGAAGATATAATAAGTACTCCACTTTTAAATGGCAGTGGTATCACTTTGATGGGACAGATTGGGATGAGTCCAGAAGGTTAAACAGAATCTATAAATTTCGTGGGATCGGGAAGGCATGGGACTCAGAAGTATCGTCCGAATATGGAAACTATGATTACCTCATGTATGCGGATCTCGATTTTGACCATTCCGAAGTGGTACAAGAAATGAAAAATTGGGGGACTTGGTATGCAAAGGAGTTAAATCTGGATGGATTCCGATTAGACGCGGTGAAGCATATCAAACACTCTTACTTGCAAGATTGGCTTACAACGGTTAGACAGAATACAGGCAAAGAGATGTTCACCGTAGCAGAGTATTGGAAAAATGATATAGGAGCTATTGAGAATTATCTAGCAAAGACGGGATATACGCATTCAGCCTTTGATGTTCCGTTGCATTACAACTTTTATCAGGCATCTACCAGTGGTGGCAGCTATGATATGCGAAACCTATTAAACGGAACCCTAGTTGCTTCCCATCCTGTCAAGGCGGTCACCTTTGTGGATAATCATGATTCCCAACCAGGGCAGGCATTGGAATCGACTGTTCAAACTTGGTTTAAACCACTGGCATATGCTTTTATTTTGACCAGATCAGAAGGGTATCCAACGCTTTTCTACGGGGACTACTATGGGACAAAAGGAACATCATCTTATGAAATCCCTGCGCTCAAAACCAAGCTTGATCCACTATTAATAGCACGGAAATCCTATGCTTACGGGACTCAGCATGATTACTTCAATCATTGGGATCTCGTCGGTTGGACAAGAGAGGGAGAAAGTACCCGTACCAAGTCAGGTCTCGCGACACTGATCTCCGATGGTTCAGGCGGGAGTAAATGGATGTATGTTGGGAAACAACATGCGGGAGAAACTTGGGTGGATCTAACAGGGAACTCGACCAATAAGGTTACGATTAACCATGATGGTTGGGGGGATTTTTATGTAAACGGGGGCTCTGTATCTGTTTATGTGCAGCAATAG
- a CDS encoding SWIM zinc finger family protein: MLFQQTYAKSSGVRHHNGQTTVDFAPDLGREPTYFRGKIADPLRYRDAMIALRDVVVSDLNYKPKDHSQYQAWVKEQYLLDIADAVERKNEVAAQIKSAQARLREIDQERTKYLTDYYQAQRRYFNWLYEVDKQGWYVLDPVITVAPDQVFFEAFSLDESSYGRLAVHEELFQDVKDFQYGTTNIDFSDSLLNELKRMRTYRPTDFQVDPSGFEVATEGREVYKEKKIDVPSSWVRGFLQVQSAMSLPTHSFDMRPIDLYNICSFLRKNRERKSPRSLKFILTPGQPVRLVIEPWNEELVLFDSIYTGDTEQVIRTWGRRRLFLLERLLPLAKKVTVHLLGTGLPSFYVVDLGALSFTLGLSGWTRNDWAGAGQFDLLTGSTAEVSPLESTLVFSQLKQKKTVTDSELAASTRLSIEKVHAALKQLCSAGRVMFDLEIGKYRLRELTRDPLPMDELKYTNPKEKKAEELLASEALLELTADPQLDGKMNWAGKLKGEKRPFEVSVDLDRDGKMEKASCNCYFYRTNRLMQGPCEHILAVMIKSRQANN; the protein is encoded by the coding sequence ATGCTTTTTCAGCAAACATACGCCAAGTCGAGCGGAGTACGTCATCACAATGGACAGACGACAGTCGACTTTGCACCGGATCTAGGTCGTGAACCTACTTATTTCCGTGGAAAGATTGCAGATCCCCTACGTTATCGGGATGCAATGATTGCTCTTCGTGATGTAGTTGTCTCGGATCTTAACTATAAACCAAAGGATCACTCTCAATATCAGGCTTGGGTTAAAGAACAATATTTGTTAGATATTGCCGATGCAGTAGAGAGAAAAAATGAGGTGGCGGCTCAAATTAAGAGTGCCCAGGCCAGATTGCGGGAGATCGACCAAGAACGTACGAAATATTTAACGGACTATTATCAAGCACAAAGACGGTATTTCAACTGGTTATACGAAGTGGACAAGCAAGGTTGGTATGTTTTGGATCCTGTTATTACGGTTGCGCCAGACCAAGTCTTCTTTGAGGCATTCTCACTAGATGAATCTTCTTATGGTCGTTTAGCCGTCCACGAAGAACTGTTCCAAGATGTAAAAGATTTTCAGTATGGTACAACCAATATTGATTTTTCCGATTCCCTCTTAAATGAGTTAAAACGGATGCGAACTTATCGCCCAACCGACTTTCAAGTAGATCCTTCTGGTTTTGAGGTAGCAACGGAAGGACGCGAAGTATACAAAGAGAAAAAAATTGACGTACCAAGTAGTTGGGTAAGAGGCTTTTTACAAGTCCAATCGGCAATGTCCCTGCCAACTCACTCCTTTGATATGCGACCTATTGACTTATACAATATCTGTTCCTTCTTGCGGAAGAATCGTGAGCGAAAAAGCCCAAGATCATTGAAGTTTATCCTCACTCCAGGTCAGCCAGTTCGCTTGGTAATCGAACCATGGAACGAAGAACTGGTACTCTTTGACTCGATCTATACAGGGGATACCGAACAAGTGATTCGTACTTGGGGACGTCGACGTCTCTTTCTCTTAGAGAGATTGCTACCATTAGCCAAAAAAGTAACAGTCCATTTATTAGGAACGGGACTTCCTAGCTTCTATGTTGTCGACTTGGGAGCACTCAGCTTTACTCTCGGTCTGTCAGGATGGACTCGCAATGACTGGGCTGGAGCAGGACAATTTGATCTTTTAACGGGGTCTACAGCAGAAGTATCTCCACTAGAAAGTACATTGGTCTTTTCTCAGCTGAAACAGAAAAAGACTGTTACGGACTCTGAGCTAGCAGCCTCTACTCGTCTATCTATCGAAAAAGTCCATGCGGCACTAAAACAGCTTTGTAGTGCTGGTCGAGTGATGTTTGACTTGGAGATTGGAAAATATCGATTACGTGAACTGACACGAGATCCGCTTCCAATGGACGAGCTAAAGTATACCAATCCAAAAGAGAAAAAAGCAGAAGAGCTACTTGCTAGTGAGGCACTTCTGGAACTGACAGCAGATCCACAATTGGATGGCAAAATGAATTGGGCTGGTAAACTTAAAGGCGAAAAACGACCATTCGAAGTATCTGTTGATTTAGACAGAGATGGAAAGATGGAGAAAGCGTCATGCAATTGCTATTTCTATCGTACGAATCGCTTGATGCAAGGGCCATGCGAGCATATCTTGGCAGTCATGATCAAATCTCGACAAGCCAACAACTAG